In one window of Chryseobacterium sp. JV274 DNA:
- the rnhA gene encoding ribonuclease HI, translating into MRIEIYTDGACSGNPGKGGYGILMRVPEKNYQKTFSKGFRKTTNNRMELLAVITALEKLKSTENEIHVYTDSKYVSDAINQNWIAGWIKRGWKNVKNPDLWKKFVELYNKHTPKMHWVKGHAGHFENELCDKLAVAAANSSDLEIDTYFENLDNNSLF; encoded by the coding sequence TTGAGAATCGAAATTTATACCGACGGGGCTTGCAGCGGAAATCCGGGAAAAGGCGGATATGGAATTCTCATGCGCGTTCCTGAAAAAAATTATCAGAAAACATTTTCCAAAGGGTTTCGGAAAACCACCAATAACAGAATGGAACTTCTGGCAGTCATCACTGCATTGGAAAAGCTGAAATCTACAGAAAATGAGATCCATGTATATACTGACAGTAAATATGTATCTGATGCAATCAACCAAAACTGGATTGCCGGATGGATCAAGCGAGGCTGGAAGAATGTAAAAAACCCCGACCTCTGGAAAAAATTTGTTGAGCTATACAATAAACACACCCCTAAAATGCATTGGGTAAAAGGCCATGCAGGACACTTTGAAAACGAACTTTGCGACAAATTAGCGGTTGCAGCAGCCAATTCTTCCGATCTCGAAATTGACACTTATTTCGAAAATCTTGATAATAATTCTCTATTTTAA
- the dnaB gene encoding replicative DNA helicase has protein sequence MAQKETLSSLTHGNFAKELSIADGKMPPNAVDFERLVIGTFLIDKKGLDHSIDLLTSEVFYDPRHQVIFSIILKLYEGNHPVDLMTIIQELKKEDKLSQAGGDHYIIDLTMGVSSSAHIEYHVRVILEKYILRSLINVSANVIDSSYKESTDVFELLDKAEQSFFEITNGTIKKGFDTANSLVKQAIDTIKSLKDKEGLSGVPSGFRDVDKETGGWQNSDLIIIAARPAMGKTAFLLSMARNIAVGHKVPMALFSLEMASVQLITRMIASETRISSEKLRKGTLDDEEWQRLFSNVSELENAPLYIDETPSLSIFDFRAKCRRLVMQHGVRIIMVDYLQLMTAGSSGGKGVGNREQEISMISRSLKAIAKELNVPVIALSQLSRSVEARPGKRPQLSDLRESGAIEQDADIVSFIFRPEYYKITVWDNDEEGQETSTENQAELIIAKHRNGATADVRLSFLKHFAKFGDIEAAMDGAGGGYPSNFGEPSGFDKIKTTIQPGAAFDLPDSSKLSGSSMNDFDDDDDFPF, from the coding sequence ATGGCGCAGAAAGAAACATTATCATCCCTAACACACGGAAACTTTGCAAAAGAATTGTCTATTGCGGATGGAAAAATGCCTCCCAATGCAGTGGATTTCGAAAGACTTGTTATCGGAACTTTTTTGATTGACAAAAAAGGGCTTGACCATTCTATTGACCTTCTTACTTCAGAAGTATTCTATGATCCGAGACATCAGGTCATCTTTTCTATCATCTTAAAGCTTTATGAAGGCAACCATCCGGTAGACTTAATGACCATTATTCAGGAATTAAAAAAAGAAGATAAGCTAAGCCAGGCAGGTGGTGATCACTACATTATTGACCTGACAATGGGAGTAAGTTCATCTGCCCATATTGAATACCATGTACGTGTGATTCTTGAAAAATATATTTTAAGAAGCCTTATCAATGTTTCTGCCAATGTCATTGATTCCTCATACAAAGAGTCAACCGACGTTTTTGAACTTCTGGATAAAGCTGAACAGTCTTTCTTTGAGATTACCAACGGAACGATCAAAAAGGGATTCGATACTGCCAATTCGTTAGTAAAACAGGCTATTGACACTATTAAATCTTTAAAAGATAAAGAAGGTCTTTCAGGGGTTCCTTCAGGATTCCGAGACGTAGATAAGGAAACCGGTGGGTGGCAGAATTCTGACCTTATCATTATTGCTGCACGTCCCGCGATGGGAAAAACGGCATTCCTTCTTTCCATGGCAAGAAATATTGCAGTAGGACACAAAGTTCCTATGGCTCTTTTCTCTCTCGAGATGGCATCAGTACAGCTGATCACCAGAATGATTGCTTCCGAAACAAGAATTTCTTCTGAGAAATTAAGAAAAGGAACTCTGGATGATGAAGAATGGCAGAGACTATTCTCCAATGTATCTGAGTTGGAAAATGCTCCTTTATATATTGACGAAACCCCTTCCCTTTCCATATTCGACTTCCGTGCAAAATGCCGAAGACTTGTCATGCAGCATGGTGTAAGAATTATCATGGTCGACTACCTTCAGCTGATGACAGCAGGAAGCAGCGGTGGAAAAGGAGTTGGAAACCGTGAACAGGAGATCTCCATGATTTCACGTTCATTAAAAGCGATTGCAAAAGAACTTAACGTTCCGGTGATTGCTCTTTCCCAGCTTTCAAGAAGTGTGGAAGCGCGTCCGGGGAAAAGACCTCAGCTTTCTGACCTTAGGGAATCCGGAGCGATTGAGCAGGATGCCGATATCGTATCTTTCATCTTCAGACCGGAATATTATAAAATTACCGTTTGGGACAATGATGAAGAAGGACAGGAAACTTCTACTGAAAACCAGGCCGAACTGATTATAGCAAAGCACAGGAATGGTGCTACGGCAGACGTCCGACTATCTTTCTTAAAACATTTTGCAAAATTTGGTGATATCGAAGCAGCAATGGATGGAGCCGGAGGAGGATATCCTTCCAACTTTGGAGAACCAAGCGGCTTTGACAAGATCAAAACGACTATTCAGCCAGGGGCAGCATTTGACCTTCCGGACAGCTCAAAACTTTCCGGCTCATCAATGAATGACTTTGATGATGATGACGATTTTCCTTTTTAA
- a CDS encoding T9SS type B sorting domain-containing protein, translating into MKKILLLFILLITQIVYSQSDCITAIPICGNSDISYTPSGPGNIIEILNANGGCLSTNERYTVWYTFTVSTPGTLAFKIKPNDQGDDYDFAVYGPTANGCASLQNADHVFIQPIRCNYSGTPGDTGLDLTLAPPAVFPTNPPGTTASMNNGKWSPYMDVLVGQTYYLVIDNFSRSVNGFSMEWSGTASLSSAFNDPVLSPNPFIPPGIPGATPNDPNQVMVCALPSQFDFTTLSAAIVNGNSPNFKVTYHKTTNDALTGENPLTIATVDGTTTYYYRVVYKDPNNPTNPINGCFITGKFKFVNVGISANTATLYSCNNNGAGTAKYNLTTANIFGGSGATIKYYTTVDDMNAEINEITDPANYISPEATIYAKVISTFGCKATTTIRLLFYPTVVLKDAVLQNCYIDNDVTRSTFDLSKADIGVPVPTPTGTIIKYYTSVADAKAQTNPITMPFNYLSESKTVYVRVDNDKQCYSIAKIELVVLPPVKSAVLKDKTICAEAKTTLDAGPGFDSYEWSTGETSQSINNVGVGVYFVKLQTGKCFTLQEVRVHASLQPVISGIEISNNNITVTATGGVPPYKFSVDGINWQDSNTFTGLPRGENTVYVKDTYNCTPVQVTVTVPNLINAITPNGDNVNDVIDYSALAYKKNLIFVVYDRYGNKLHEANKMRNFTWDGTAFGKKILTGTYWYTISWNENNKDNTETKYSGWVLVKNKE; encoded by the coding sequence ATGAAAAAAATACTACTTCTTTTTATTTTATTGATAACACAAATAGTCTACTCACAGTCAGATTGTATCACGGCAATTCCCATCTGTGGTAACTCTGATATTTCTTACACTCCTTCAGGACCTGGAAATATTATAGAAATTCTTAATGCAAACGGAGGATGCCTTAGCACCAATGAAAGATATACCGTTTGGTACACTTTCACTGTATCTACACCAGGTACACTTGCATTTAAAATAAAGCCAAACGATCAAGGTGATGATTATGATTTTGCAGTTTATGGACCAACAGCAAACGGCTGTGCTTCTTTACAGAATGCAGATCATGTCTTCATACAGCCTATAAGATGTAACTATAGCGGTACTCCGGGAGATACAGGTCTGGATCTTACTCTTGCTCCACCTGCAGTATTCCCTACCAATCCTCCTGGCACTACAGCCAGTATGAACAATGGTAAATGGAGTCCTTATATGGATGTATTAGTAGGACAAACCTATTATTTAGTCATTGATAACTTCAGTAGATCCGTTAATGGTTTTTCTATGGAATGGTCAGGTACTGCGAGCTTAAGTTCTGCATTTAATGATCCTGTTCTTTCACCTAACCCATTCATTCCTCCGGGAATTCCAGGAGCTACTCCTAACGATCCTAACCAGGTAATGGTTTGTGCATTACCTAGCCAGTTTGACTTTACAACACTTTCTGCTGCTATTGTAAACGGTAACAGCCCTAATTTCAAGGTTACTTATCATAAAACTACCAACGATGCCCTTACAGGAGAAAACCCTCTTACCATAGCAACTGTAGATGGAACAACAACCTACTATTACAGAGTAGTATATAAAGACCCGAACAACCCAACCAATCCTATCAACGGATGTTTTATAACCGGGAAATTTAAGTTTGTGAATGTAGGCATCTCAGCCAATACAGCCACTCTATATTCTTGTAATAACAATGGAGCCGGTACTGCTAAATATAATTTGACAACAGCCAATATATTCGGCGGAAGCGGAGCAACTATTAAGTATTATACTACGGTTGATGATATGAATGCGGAAATCAACGAAATTACGGATCCTGCCAACTATATCTCTCCGGAAGCAACTATATACGCAAAAGTAATTTCTACTTTCGGGTGTAAAGCAACCACTACCATCAGACTATTATTCTACCCTACAGTGGTATTAAAAGATGCAGTACTTCAAAATTGTTATATTGATAATGATGTTACCCGTTCAACATTTGATCTTTCCAAAGCAGATATCGGAGTACCTGTACCAACCCCTACAGGAACTATCATCAAGTATTATACATCGGTAGCTGATGCAAAAGCCCAGACCAATCCTATTACAATGCCATTTAATTATCTTTCAGAAAGCAAAACGGTATATGTAAGAGTAGACAATGATAAACAATGTTATTCAATTGCTAAAATAGAACTGGTAGTATTACCTCCGGTAAAATCAGCTGTATTAAAAGACAAAACGATTTGTGCGGAAGCCAAAACCACTTTGGATGCAGGACCTGGATTCGACAGCTACGAATGGAGCACCGGAGAAACTTCACAATCTATCAATAACGTAGGCGTAGGAGTTTACTTTGTAAAACTTCAGACTGGAAAATGCTTCACGCTTCAGGAAGTACGTGTACATGCAAGCCTTCAGCCGGTGATTTCTGGGATAGAAATATCAAATAATAACATCACCGTTACTGCTACAGGTGGAGTTCCTCCATATAAATTCTCAGTAGATGGTATCAACTGGCAGGATTCTAATACATTCACAGGACTTCCAAGAGGTGAAAATACAGTGTATGTAAAAGACACTTATAATTGTACTCCTGTTCAGGTAACGGTTACTGTTCCTAACCTTATTAACGCTATCACTCCAAACGGAGACAACGTAAATGATGTGATTGATTACTCTGCACTGGCGTACAAGAAAAATCTTATCTTCGTTGTGTATGACAGATATGGAAACAAACTTCATGAAGCCAACAAAATGAGAAATTTCACTTGGGACGGAACTGCTTTCGGTAAGAAAATCCTGACAGGAACTTACTGGTACACGATCTCATGGAACGAAAACAATAAAGACAATACAGAAACCAAATATTCAGGATGGGTATTGGTAAAAAATAAAGAATAA
- a CDS encoding T9SS type B sorting domain-containing protein, producing MKKALLVFSIIFSHLLFAQSDCPTAMAVCGNSDISYTPGGHGDIAEDLGGCLSSDEKYSVWYSFTVATAGTLTFEIIPNDQSDDYDFGVYGPNKSCGSLGTPIRCSYSGTSGNTGLNMTATDLSEDASGDKWVKYLDVLPGQTYYLIVNNHRETANGFKLSWGGTATLSSPFTDPNIQPHPFIPPGIPGANPTDPREVVVCANPATFDFSSLTAGILNGNPNFSISYHTSQNDALTGNNPLIGPQTVTPVGVYFYSINYTDPTNPDSPINKCRQTGKFKFKDGTIKATSVTLTSCNNNNAGTATYDLTTAAVFADPTATKKYYYTLYDLNNSINEITNIYQFVSAEGKIYVKVTSVFGCTDIAEITLKFYPAIIAKDAELRSCFIEANPSTALFNLDNAAVITPQAGITKKYFPSLTDAIDATNEILNANYIAPNGLVYVRVSDTRGCFVVVKIGLTVIPPVTSSVLKDKIICIEDTTTLDAGPGFKSYEWSTGATTQSIKDVGVGIYWVKLKTGECITTQTVTVYPADQPVVTNIDVSNTTLTINVIGGTPDYQYSMDKIIWQTSNTFSNVARGTYKVYVKDAYDCEPIEVTIVVPNLINMITPNGDGVNDVVDYSAIADKQNLVLSIFDRYGTKIHQGDKSNGYKWDGTIAGKKIPTGTYWYSVTWNENDKKNTPFKFSGWIVVKNRE from the coding sequence ATGAAAAAAGCATTACTTGTTTTCTCAATTATATTTTCACATCTTTTATTTGCCCAGTCTGACTGTCCTACTGCAATGGCAGTCTGCGGAAACTCGGATATTTCCTATACTCCGGGCGGGCACGGAGACATTGCAGAAGACCTTGGCGGATGTTTATCTTCCGATGAAAAGTACTCTGTATGGTACTCGTTTACGGTAGCTACAGCCGGAACCTTAACTTTCGAAATCATTCCTAATGATCAGAGTGATGACTATGACTTCGGGGTATATGGTCCTAACAAGTCATGTGGCAGCCTTGGAACGCCAATCCGCTGTTCTTATTCCGGAACAAGTGGAAACACAGGCCTTAACATGACGGCTACAGACCTTAGTGAGGATGCTTCAGGAGATAAATGGGTGAAATACCTTGATGTATTACCTGGCCAGACGTACTATTTAATTGTAAACAACCACAGAGAGACCGCTAACGGATTCAAATTATCATGGGGTGGGACAGCTACTTTATCTTCTCCATTTACAGATCCGAATATACAGCCTCATCCGTTCATTCCACCAGGAATTCCAGGAGCAAACCCTACAGACCCTAGAGAAGTAGTGGTGTGTGCAAATCCTGCAACTTTTGATTTCTCTTCATTAACAGCAGGAATTCTGAACGGTAACCCGAACTTCAGTATTAGCTATCATACAAGCCAAAATGATGCATTAACAGGTAACAATCCTCTTATTGGCCCTCAAACAGTTACTCCTGTAGGTGTTTATTTCTATAGTATCAACTATACCGATCCTACTAATCCGGACAGTCCTATTAATAAATGTAGACAGACTGGTAAATTTAAATTTAAAGATGGTACCATCAAGGCAACAAGCGTTACTTTAACAAGCTGTAACAACAACAATGCGGGTACGGCAACTTATGACCTTACAACAGCAGCTGTTTTTGCAGATCCTACGGCTACAAAAAAATATTATTATACTTTATATGATCTGAATAACTCAATTAATGAGATCACCAATATCTATCAGTTTGTTTCGGCAGAGGGTAAAATATATGTAAAAGTAACTTCTGTATTCGGATGTACCGATATTGCAGAAATTACCCTTAAGTTCTATCCGGCAATCATTGCAAAAGATGCAGAATTAAGATCATGCTTTATTGAAGCAAATCCTTCTACAGCTTTATTCAACCTTGATAACGCCGCTGTAATCACGCCACAGGCAGGTATCACGAAAAAATACTTCCCTTCACTGACAGATGCAATAGATGCAACCAACGAGATTTTAAATGCTAATTATATTGCACCAAACGGTTTGGTATACGTAAGAGTATCTGATACCAGAGGATGTTTTGTAGTTGTAAAAATCGGTTTAACAGTTATCCCTCCGGTAACATCCAGTGTTCTGAAAGACAAAATCATCTGTATAGAAGACACAACAACTTTAGATGCCGGGCCTGGATTCAAAAGCTATGAGTGGAGCACGGGAGCTACAACTCAGTCTATAAAAGATGTAGGAGTAGGAATCTACTGGGTAAAATTAAAAACGGGGGAATGTATCACTACTCAAACAGTAACAGTATATCCTGCTGATCAGCCGGTTGTAACAAATATTGATGTTTCTAACACTACATTAACGATCAATGTTATAGGAGGAACTCCGGATTATCAGTATTCTATGGATAAAATCATATGGCAGACCTCCAATACATTCTCTAATGTGGCAAGAGGCACCTATAAAGTATATGTAAAAGATGCTTATGACTGTGAGCCTATTGAAGTTACAATAGTGGTTCCTAACCTGATCAATATGATTACACCGAACGGAGATGGTGTGAACGATGTTGTAGATTATTCTGCAATTGCAGACAAACAAAACCTTGTATTGAGTATCTTTGACAGATACGGAACAAAAATCCACCAGGGAGATAAATCCAATGGATACAAATGGGACGGAACCATTGCAGGGAAGAAGATTCCGACAGGTACATACTGGTATTCTGTAACATGGAATGAGAATGACAAGAAGAATACTCCATTTAAGTTTTCAGGTTGGATTGTTGTAAAAAACAGAGAATAA
- a CDS encoding tetratricopeptide repeat protein: MYKLLLILSFFVTGSLMNAQFFSDQTLQQSVLQLNNAKTENDYDTLFSKFSEAKTSEKWQANYYAAAALYLKTNFLLKNSPNSPLGETNETARKLAMQALASEKNNGEVNILLGLIHFQKIRIKTAADPQKELKTATSFMTKAETTVKNNPRLSFLKAEMAEKQGNKTEAIKFYQKAVKEFETSNASSGSPNWGRQLIGTN; the protein is encoded by the coding sequence ATGTATAAACTTTTACTAATTTTGAGTTTTTTCGTCACAGGTTCGCTGATGAATGCCCAATTTTTTTCAGATCAAACCTTACAGCAATCTGTTTTGCAGCTGAATAATGCAAAAACAGAAAACGACTATGATACTCTTTTTTCTAAGTTTTCAGAGGCTAAAACTTCAGAAAAATGGCAGGCGAATTATTATGCCGCTGCAGCATTGTATCTTAAAACAAATTTCCTTTTAAAGAACAGCCCGAACAGTCCTCTTGGAGAAACTAACGAAACTGCAAGAAAACTGGCTATGCAGGCTCTTGCTTCTGAGAAGAATAATGGAGAAGTAAATATTCTTCTTGGTCTTATCCATTTTCAGAAAATCAGGATAAAAACAGCTGCAGATCCTCAAAAGGAACTAAAGACCGCTACAAGCTTTATGACAAAAGCGGAAACAACTGTAAAGAACAATCCAAGACTTTCTTTCTTAAAAGCTGAAATGGCTGAAAAGCAAGGCAATAAGACAGAAGCTATCAAATTTTATCAAAAAGCAGTCAAAGAATTCGAAACATCAAACGCTTCATCCGGTTCACCAAACTGGGGAAGACAGCTGATCGGAACAAATTAA
- a CDS encoding MFS transporter: MISFTPLQTLQNVEFRNLLTGRFFIVLAFRMLATLLGWWVYQLTKDPFSIGLIGLSEVIPAVSCALYAGHVIDMNEKKRLLLICNYTYIFLIGLLLIPAFFDVEMHFTGHQITYYIYGVIFFTGIARAFIGPIVPSMIPKIVKKENLPNAVTLNQATFLISSVCGHAVGGILIGFIGVKWTLVAILALIFVASLFFWQLHKQYSKYKKETVNVVESMREGISYIFKTKEILGALCLDMFAVLFGGAVAMIPVFATDILNSGAEGFGLLNAASDIGSMCIITILSIVPLRKNQGKILLVVVTGFGLCIIGFGLSKLYWLSFMFLVMSGMLDGISVVIRGTIVQLKTPDHIRGRVLSVNSIFIMSSNEMGQFESGVMAKLLGVVRSVVFGGCMTVLVALLVGSTNPKLRKMQY, translated from the coding sequence ATGATTTCCTTTACCCCGTTACAAACATTACAAAATGTTGAGTTCAGAAATCTTCTTACCGGGAGATTTTTTATTGTTTTAGCTTTCAGAATGCTGGCCACTTTATTAGGATGGTGGGTATATCAATTAACAAAAGATCCTTTTTCAATAGGTCTTATCGGGCTATCGGAGGTAATTCCTGCTGTAAGCTGTGCGCTGTATGCCGGGCACGTTATTGATATGAATGAGAAAAAGAGACTGCTTCTCATCTGTAATTATACATATATTTTCCTGATCGGGCTGCTGCTGATTCCTGCCTTTTTTGATGTGGAGATGCATTTCACCGGTCATCAGATCACTTATTATATTTATGGAGTTATCTTTTTTACCGGAATAGCAAGAGCGTTCATAGGCCCTATTGTACCTTCCATGATTCCTAAAATTGTAAAGAAAGAAAACCTTCCCAACGCTGTTACTCTGAACCAGGCTACTTTCCTTATATCTTCTGTGTGTGGACATGCGGTAGGTGGTATTCTTATTGGCTTTATAGGCGTAAAATGGACGTTGGTTGCTATTTTAGCATTAATATTTGTTGCTTCACTGTTTTTCTGGCAACTTCACAAACAGTATTCGAAGTACAAAAAGGAAACTGTAAATGTGGTGGAGAGTATGCGTGAAGGAATTTCTTATATTTTTAAAACCAAAGAGATTCTGGGAGCACTGTGTCTTGATATGTTTGCTGTACTTTTTGGGGGTGCAGTGGCCATGATCCCGGTATTTGCTACTGATATTTTAAATTCAGGGGCTGAAGGTTTCGGATTGTTGAATGCAGCATCTGATATCGGTTCAATGTGTATCATTACTATTTTATCCATTGTTCCTCTTCGAAAAAATCAGGGGAAAATACTACTTGTTGTTGTCACCGGATTTGGGCTTTGTATTATTGGGTTTGGTTTATCCAAATTGTATTGGCTGTCTTTCATGTTCCTTGTGATGAGTGGAATGCTTGATGGAATTTCTGTGGTCATCCGGGGTACCATTGTACAGTTAAAGACACCAGACCATATAAGAGGACGTGTTCTCAGTGTAAATTCAATCTTCATTATGTCCAGCAATGAAATGGGACAGTTTGAAAGTGGTGTTATGGCTAAATTACTGGGGGTTGTACGCTCTGTAGTATTTGGAGGATGCATGACTGTTCTTGTTGCTTTACTTGTGGGAAGCACCAATCCTAAACTAAGAAAAATGCAATATTAA